The region aagACACCAACCGCTTACCTCTCCAGGTACCAACTGTCAGTATTACATGTGCCCCAGGCACACCGTTTTACAATTTATGTTCACTTGAAAAATATTTCTCCCTGGTTacggtccaaacacttaaaagacaaaCCCTCATCCCAAGGAGGacggtccaaatgattagccaagcaagggaagtttgcaacataagcccctcagccctcttTTTTAGTCGggtttgcgagtgtacaattatgttcactccggggcctgaaactccccataattACATTTGCGAcgattgtacatccgctaagaaaagtACATTAGGAAAACACGTGTGAGTATGGTGGGCTGAAATTTCTGGACTTTACTaccttaaataatacttttaagatcaattggataaaacaattcctaagaagacccacttctatggGGAATGTTATTCCTCGTcgtgtcttctctacttttggtggccttaacttcatgttggtttgcaattataatattgacaaagttccagtgaaactctgcttttcatcggcaggttcttgtcatggtccttaatttataagcataatttttctccacacagatattatttGGGAATAAATTGTATAATCTATATTGTATAAAAATTCTTTGTTTTTAGAACATTGGTtctgaaataatatcctattaGTGAGCCTACTTGTAAATGCAGAGGTGTTTTTTACTTGgttataaggaattcttatcactttgcaagatccctgtaacacctaaagattgtacaattgttttagatgccttTATTcttcaggaacgtgtcaagatCTGACCCTCAGAACCTACCTTccattgaccctgttgactcatcagtaggaaagatttgtttctctattggtccattcaacaacagagcgatatgaaccttgtttcagcaggatgttgtagctctataccttatgtcatgccttattggaacgGTTTTATTGATAATACCCATGTACtttctgtattgatttgttgctaataaaaataatacaaattaCAATAAAAAAAGGGACTGTGTGGATAgtgtgtgtcttttaagtgtttggactaCATACcagggctgaggggcttacgttgcaaacttcccttgcttggctaatcatttggactgCCCTCCATGATGGCCAATGGATTCCCctaagggcataaggcgagggtaagtggGCGAGGGTGAGTGTTTTAAGTGTTTAGACCGCAGTAGGCCAAATGCGCAATGGAGATTCTTTGCGAAAAGTGTCCGAGGTCTGAGTGGCTGGTTACGGTAAGCTCTGGTTGGTCAATCGCGGTTCGGGGGGGGGGGAGTTTAGAGCAGGTTCAATCGGATGGAAACCGTTCTCCTCCGCACACAACTGATGCTTTGTAGCGATGCATTCAAGGGCATGGTTTTTATGACGACATGGTGGGTGTGTTCTTAGCTGACAATTAGTGTTTGGTTTCACATGATATTCGTTCAGTCAACATGCGTTCCTCCCACAACTGTGTATCCGGAGACCACCATTCTTTTTTTGCGTAAATAGTGATATTATAGTACCAGTGTGCAGCAACAAAATTGACCGCATAACATATTTGTTTAATTACGCCAAGTGCATGAACTGGGATGTCTGCAACGGACTGGTACGCGCACAAATCCATCGGAGAAGGTCTGTACTGGATCCAGGAGAAGTTTTTTGATTCGTCAAACAGAGCAAATATTTGGCTCCTTCGAGGGTCTCACCAAGATGTAGTGATAGACACAGGCTTGGGGTTGAGGAGTTTACCAGATTACATTAACACCAAAGGTCTGCTTGGAGACGACCCGCAGCGAAAGAACCCCATTTTGGCGATCGCCACCCACGCCCACTTCGACCACTCAGGTGGTCTGCATCAGTTCGAACAGGTGGGAGTCCACAGTGCAGAGGTCGATGCACTGGCCAACGGAGACAACTTCGAGACCGTTACGTGGctgtctgacagagagatagTCCAGGCTCCCTGGCCAGGATGGAGGGCCAGAGGATACAGGGTCAAGGCTGTACAACCAACACACATACTACAAGAAGGTAATAACCAAACCATACAATCTAGTGGTTATGGTACACCGATGTGGTGGCATGATTGTTACCAGTGATCTGAAAGACCATTTGCTGTGTTCAGTCTCTAATGCATGATATGGATTTGAGAGAAGGATATGGTCAATATGAATGTAATTACACAGTCCTTAAAGGCTTAAAGGATGTGGATTTGCCCCTTGTTACAGAAAATCAACATGGCATTGGAATCCGCTTTCACATTAAGCTGCATCCCATATGGAAATGTATACTGCAGAGTAGACTTGGCAGGGCACCAACACTGACCTcccaactctcacacacacacacacacacacacacacacacacacacacacacacacacacacacacacacacacacacacacacacacacacacacacacacacacacacactcgtgcgCATGCAAGCGCACACatgcaagaacacacacacacacagcctcacattAAGCATGATCCACCCCTATTTTATACAGTTTTCTAACTGTATAATCAATCTCATCATACTCTCTCAATAGAAGTCAGAGCTTCAAAAAGGCCTATTGTTGAGTCTCTGGCTGCACATTCTTAAGATGACGTTTCACTCCCTACATCAGTTTGACTCGGTTACATGACCTGTACAATGTTGTTGCTTACAATGGGTCCCCTAGGAGGGATTATTTAAGGTCATGGCTTTAATGTGTGAATGACAGTGGCTCACAAATAGCATTAGTGGTTGTTATTCTGCAGTATGCCTGTATCTGCAGAGATGCTATTTTCATACTCAGCCCATAACTTTGATGGACTTTATTTCAGCCAGGGAAGTACAGCAGCCTAGACCCAGCCTAGACCCAGCCATACTGAATAACTACAGAGCCTGACAG is a window of Oncorhynchus kisutch isolate 150728-3 linkage group LG3, Okis_V2, whole genome shotgun sequence DNA encoding:
- the LOC109875709 gene encoding metallo-beta-lactamase domain-containing protein 2-like — protein: MSATDWYAHKSIGEGLYWIQEKFFDSSNRANIWLLRGSHQDVVIDTGLGLRSLPDYINTKGLLGDDPQRKNPILAIATHAHFDHSGGLHQFEQVGVHSAEVDALANGDNFETVTWLSDREIVQAPWPGWRARGYRVKAVQPTHILQEGDVINLGDRQLKVLHMPGHSRGSICLHDGDNKMLFSGDVVYDGAMIDWLPTSRVSDYVSSCERLVGLVDSEQVDQVMPGHYHTFGAKRLHHIASGYIDRAGTCPARFSTFAWRTLAGLALRASNTHGIC